A section of the Oryzias melastigma strain HK-1 linkage group LG14, ASM292280v2, whole genome shotgun sequence genome encodes:
- the nufip2 gene encoding nuclear fragile X mental retardation-interacting protein 2 produces the protein MEEQPKDRAQERQNHHYGEDRNYIQHTLRLKNDQSQLQCQHQETQAKKTGNKKVIVSDGEGEKNAHLPDAVGMLHSSNSNGNRHLSNAHVKQKGTQRHHAAALKVSNKGSDYKKTMDLKNEKEKAVDLSHHEVQPSEKKDSVLLQNGVVNCGLITNGYSSKDNDGSGSEGGYTTPKKRRTRCNNVKNFADVTKDKEKDAQPSNSMQEPRALNLDPAEKGLSSRTDGFKSTHKAEMQSAVPGECPRKNSEGKAAATFSKKTEEKQKGKNSSPSKEDSWTLFKPLPAFPVDNSSAKIVPKISYASKVKENLKVAQGGEEAAPPPPVRMSQVPMSAMKTITSASFTNGPVSGNGNCCPTVGIFFAPAASSLQSAPSIPSGENVATSVDSNCSSTTSPVDGETYELQKCSLLIYPLNMQPVLPSARHLDPPAAQTNQKALRDIFQNQWGLSFINEPNLGLEGGNGLTAAEDQTPVTSQSEATKSCFDAAPSLVESCTLSQDSQKRTCAPCQASNPCSPACMVGEEETKLLPCSQDKTKTETKGAITSMSTSSKDNSAKSAQGQLTMLLFGSPKEQILSKDTSRRCSWGSFDLKAAVTYHTKEMEFIFHIQKQDPKRVVIYDETKDEPGQ, from the exons ATGGAGGAACAGCCCAAAGATCGGGCACAAGAAAGGCAGAACCACCATTACGGAGAGGACAGAAACTACATTCAACACACACTTCGtctgaaaaatgatcagagCCAGCTCCAGTGCCAGCATCAGGAAACGCAGGCGAAGAAAACAG GCAATAAAAAAGTAATCGTCAGTGACGGGGAAGGCGAGAAGAACGCACACCTGCCTGATGCTGTTGGTATGCTCCATTCTTCAAACAGCAATGGTAACAGACACTTGAGTAACGCGCATGTGAAGCAAAAGGGAACGCAGAGGCACCACGCAGCCGCTTTGAAAGTGAGCAACAAAGGATCGGACTATAAGAAGACTATGGACCTTAAAAATGAGAAGGAAAAGGCCGTGGATTTAAGTCATCACGAGGTCCAACCTTCAGAGAAAAAAGACTCTGTTTTGCTTCAGAACGGTGTTGTCAACTGTGGCTTGATTACAAATGGCTACTCTAGCAAGGATAACGACGGGAGCGGCTCCGAGGGTGGATACACCACTCCAAAGAAACGCAGGACCCGCTGTAACAATGTCAAGAACTTTGCTGATGTGACGAAAGACAAGGAGAAGGACGCACAACCCAGCAACAGTATGCAGGAACCAAGGGCTTTGAACCTTGATCCAGCTGAGAAAGGACTCTCCTCTAGAACTGATGGCTTTAAATCCACCCATAAAGCAGAAATGCAGTCAGCTGTACCTGGCGAATGTCCAAGGAAAAACTCTGAAGGCAAAGCAGCTGCcacttttagtaaaaaaacgGAGGAAAAGCAGAAAGGCAAGAACTCCTCACCTTCTAAAGAGGACTCGTGGACTTTGTTTAAGCCCCTTCCCGCATTTCCTGTGGACAATAGCAGTGCTAAAATTGTTCCCAAGATCAGTTATGCAAGTAAAGTAAAAGAGAACCTCAAAGTAGCTCAAGGTGGGGAAGaggcagctcctcctcctcctgtgagAATGTCACAGGTTCCAATGTCTGCTATGAAAACCATCACCTCAGCTAGCTTTACTAATGGTCCTGTTTCTGGAAATGGAAACTGCTGCCCGACTGTGGGGATCTTTTTTGCTCCTGCTGCTAGTAGTCTTCAATCAGCTCCATCTATTCCAAGTGGCGAGAATGTAGCAACGTCTGTGGACAGTAACTGTAGCTCGACAACCAGTCCTGTCGACGGAGAAACGTATGAACTTCAGAAGTGTTCTCTTTTAATCTACCCTTTAAATATGCAACCTGTGCTCCCCAGTGCTCGCCACCTTGACCCGCCCGCGGCTCAGACAAATCAGAAAGCCCTGAGAGACATCTTTCAGAATCAGTGGGGGCTGTCCTTCATAAACGAACCCAATTTGGGGCTGGAGGGGGGGAACGGGCTCACGGCTGCGGAGGACCAGACTCCTGTGACTTCTCAAAGCGAGGCAACCAAGTCCTGCTTCGACGCTGCCCCATCATTGGTAGAATCTTGCACTTTGTCTCAAGACTCGCAGAAAAGAACTTGTGCCCCTTGCCAAGCGTCAAACCCCTGTTCTCCTGCTTGCATGGTCGGCGAGGAGGAGACAAAGTTGCTTCCTTGTAGCCAGGACAAGACTAAAACTGAGACCAAGGGTGCAATTACTTCAATGTCGACCTCCAGTAAAGACAACAGTGCCAAGTCTGCACAGGGCCAGCTGACCATGCTGCTGTTTGGCTCTCCTAAAGAACAGATCCTTTCTAAAGACACTAGCAGGAGGTGTAGCTGGGGCTCCTTTGATCTTAAAGCTGCTGTCACCTATCACACTAAAG AAATGGAATTCATTTTCCACATTCAAAAACAAG atccaAAAAGAGTAGTGATTTATGATGAGACCAAGGATGAGCCGGGTCAGTGA